The following proteins are encoded in a genomic region of Bernardetia sp. MNP-M8:
- a CDS encoding GMC oxidoreductase has translation MKNRRLSKPIEKMLPHYDVVVIGSGYGGSITASRLSRAGKKVCLLERGKEYLTGEFPDTQTEAASAMQFNLNNKRIGSQSALYDFWIDDDINVFKGCGLGGTSLVNANVSIRPEKWVLKEKVFPKILQDESENPQSDLEEGYRLAYQMLKPNPYPDTFPKLDKLEAHRKSAKAMNQPFYKTDINVNFDIDGENHVGVEQKPCNLCGDCVSGCNVGAKNTTMMNYLPDAVNFGADIFVECSVSHLEKNGEQWIVHFELLGAQRTKFDAPEMYVTADTVVLSAGTLGSTEIMLRSRDKGLEVSNKLGFHFSGNGDVLGFGYNTNEKINGIGRGQHLDKDNPVGPCITSVIDLRKTENKEEGMILEEGSAPSPMAKIFPEFMITMASLAGKDENKEGFVSEVIEKKRELESVVRGAYKGATQNTQTYLIMTHDKSAGVLTLKDNRLQISWSGVGNEEIFKKASDHIGEATKALNGTSVPNPTWTKLFNKDLVTVHPLGGCIMGEDTREGVVNHKGQVFCTKAEEDAVYENLYIADGSIVPRSLGANPLLTISALSERICKIMAREKGWEINYDLPSKAPILKELEEMPIGIQFTETMKGFINEKTAEEPKCKSEEEFEREYNFGKSKNQEFKITLTVICEDLEKMLHNKEHLSRMVGTVEAPSLSADPLLISEGSFQLFVEYEGEMETKRMVYKAKLFNPSGESYNFEGYKTIRGDKGFDMWSDTTTLYTTIYADIESVKEELLDKDKDYIKSQGIIHVHLTDFIKQMTTMKALHADTNTEKLKALYSFGKYFAGNLYDTYGGVFARDSPFNPSAPPRKKRPLRAPEPQIYPVTTSDGVALRLTRYDGRNKEVLEMGVNKGSVMLAHGFSVSGLIFEIDTPDTNLVEYLCAHGYDVWVMEYRTSIALPSAKDQATADDIALKDFPACVDKVLEVTGEKDIQLFTHCVGAVTGVMAMLAGLKGVRSMVCFQVATDIIGGEQIKLKAAAHVPTLLKKFGVKTMTAYTDSNSGWLDKALNTAVKAYSSVLGSDTNDPIANRVTFMFSTLYEKENIDEKTFDSFHEMFGVTNLTTYEQLTLMSREKELRNAEGEDVYLPHAKDRLNIPMCFVHGEKNEVFVPEATERTYNRLKALNPEQHYERHVIEGYGHQDCVIGKNADRDVWHFVVEFLDKNN, from the coding sequence ATGAAAAATCGTCGCTTATCCAAGCCTATCGAAAAAATGCTTCCTCATTATGATGTGGTTGTGATTGGTTCTGGTTATGGAGGTTCAATTACTGCCTCTCGTCTTTCTCGTGCAGGAAAAAAAGTCTGTTTGTTAGAGAGAGGAAAAGAATATCTCACAGGAGAATTCCCAGATACACAAACAGAAGCTGCTTCTGCTATGCAGTTCAATCTAAACAATAAAAGAATAGGTTCTCAATCTGCTCTTTATGATTTTTGGATAGATGATGATATAAATGTTTTTAAAGGTTGTGGACTAGGTGGTACTTCGCTTGTCAATGCAAACGTTTCTATTCGTCCAGAAAAATGGGTTCTCAAAGAAAAAGTATTTCCTAAGATACTACAAGATGAATCAGAAAACCCTCAGAGCGATTTAGAAGAAGGCTATCGTTTAGCCTATCAAATGCTAAAACCAAATCCATATCCTGATACTTTTCCTAAACTAGACAAGTTAGAAGCACATCGAAAGTCTGCAAAGGCGATGAATCAGCCTTTTTATAAAACAGATATTAATGTAAATTTTGATATTGATGGAGAAAATCATGTTGGCGTAGAACAAAAACCTTGTAATCTCTGTGGAGATTGTGTTTCGGGTTGTAATGTAGGTGCAAAAAATACGACTATGATGAATTATTTGCCCGATGCTGTAAACTTTGGAGCAGATATTTTTGTCGAATGTTCGGTTTCTCATTTAGAAAAAAATGGAGAGCAATGGATTGTACATTTCGAACTCTTGGGAGCGCAACGCACAAAATTTGATGCTCCTGAAATGTATGTAACAGCAGATACAGTTGTTTTGTCGGCAGGAACACTTGGTTCTACTGAAATTATGCTTCGTTCTAGAGATAAAGGATTAGAGGTTTCAAACAAATTAGGCTTCCATTTTTCTGGAAATGGCGATGTTTTGGGTTTTGGATATAATACAAATGAAAAAATAAACGGAATTGGAAGAGGACAACATTTAGATAAAGACAATCCTGTTGGACCTTGTATTACTTCTGTAATTGACCTTAGAAAAACAGAAAATAAAGAAGAGGGAATGATTTTGGAAGAAGGTTCTGCGCCTTCGCCAATGGCAAAGATTTTTCCTGAGTTTATGATAACAATGGCTAGTCTTGCAGGAAAAGATGAAAATAAAGAAGGATTTGTAAGTGAAGTAATAGAGAAAAAAAGAGAATTAGAAAGTGTAGTACGAGGTGCTTATAAAGGAGCAACTCAAAATACACAAACTTATCTCATCATGACACATGATAAAAGTGCAGGTGTGCTGACTTTGAAAGATAACCGTTTGCAAATTTCGTGGTCAGGTGTTGGAAATGAAGAGATATTCAAAAAAGCCAGCGACCATATTGGAGAAGCTACTAAGGCTCTCAATGGCACAAGTGTTCCGAATCCTACTTGGACAAAATTATTTAATAAAGATTTAGTAACTGTTCATCCTTTAGGTGGTTGTATTATGGGTGAAGATACTCGTGAAGGTGTTGTCAATCATAAAGGACAAGTTTTTTGTACAAAAGCAGAAGAAGATGCTGTTTATGAAAATCTTTATATTGCTGATGGTTCGATTGTTCCTCGTTCGTTGGGGGCAAATCCACTCTTGACAATTTCAGCACTTTCAGAGCGTATTTGTAAAATTATGGCTAGAGAAAAAGGGTGGGAAATCAATTACGATTTGCCTTCAAAAGCTCCTATCTTGAAAGAATTAGAAGAAATGCCTATCGGAATTCAGTTTACTGAAACCATGAAAGGATTTATTAATGAAAAAACAGCTGAAGAACCAAAATGTAAAAGTGAAGAAGAGTTTGAGAGAGAATATAATTTTGGTAAATCTAAAAATCAAGAATTCAAAATTACGCTGACAGTTATTTGTGAAGATTTGGAAAAAATGCTACACAACAAAGAGCATTTGTCTAGAATGGTCGGAACAGTAGAAGCTCCATCACTTTCAGCAGACCCACTTTTGATTAGCGAAGGAAGTTTTCAACTCTTTGTAGAATATGAAGGTGAAATGGAAACCAAAAGAATGGTTTATAAAGCAAAATTATTCAATCCAAGTGGAGAAAGCTACAACTTTGAAGGTTATAAAACCATACGAGGAGACAAAGGTTTTGATATGTGGAGTGACACAACAACACTTTACACTACTATTTATGCAGATATAGAAAGTGTAAAAGAAGAACTGTTAGATAAAGATAAAGACTACATTAAATCACAAGGAATTATTCATGTTCATTTGACTGATTTTATCAAACAAATGACAACTATGAAAGCTCTTCATGCTGATACAAATACTGAAAAACTAAAAGCTCTGTATAGTTTTGGAAAATACTTTGCAGGAAATCTTTATGATACGTATGGAGGTGTTTTTGCTAGAGATTCACCGTTCAATCCTAGTGCGCCACCACGAAAAAAACGACCTTTACGTGCGCCTGAACCACAAATTTATCCAGTTACCACTTCTGATGGTGTGGCTTTGCGACTTACTCGTTACGATGGAAGAAACAAGGAAGTATTAGAGATGGGAGTCAATAAAGGTTCGGTAATGCTTGCTCATGGATTTAGTGTTTCAGGACTTATCTTTGAAATTGATACGCCTGATACAAATTTGGTAGAATATCTTTGCGCTCATGGCTACGATGTTTGGGTAATGGAATATCGTACAAGTATTGCGCTTCCGTCTGCAAAAGACCAAGCTACAGCTGACGATATTGCACTCAAAGATTTTCCTGCTTGTGTAGATAAAGTATTAGAGGTTACTGGCGAAAAAGACATTCAACTCTTTACGCACTGTGTTGGCGCAGTTACTGGTGTTATGGCAATGCTGGCAGGATTGAAAGGAGTTCGTTCAATGGTTTGTTTTCAAGTAGCTACTGATATTATTGGAGGCGAACAAATCAAACTCAAAGCTGCTGCACACGTTCCGACGCTTCTCAAAAAATTTGGAGTTAAGACGATGACTGCCTACACAGATTCAAATTCGGGTTGGTTAGATAAAGCCTTAAATACAGCTGTAAAAGCCTATTCTAGTGTTTTGGGTTCGGATACGAATGACCCAATTGCCAACCGAGTTACATTTATGTTTTCTACACTCTACGAAAAAGAAAATATTGATGAGAAAACATTTGATTCTTTCCACGAGATGTTTGGAGTAACAAATCTGACTACCTATGAGCAACTTACTCTCATGTCAAGAGAAAAAGAATTGAGAAATGCTGAAGGAGAAGATGTGTATTTACCTCACGCAAAAGACCGTTTAAATATTCCGATGTGTTTTGTTCATGGAGAAAAGAATGAAGTTTTTGTTCCAGAAGCAACTGAAAGAACCTACAACCGTTTAAAAGCTCTCAATCCAGAACAGCATTACGAGCGTCATGTAATAGAAGGTTACGGACACCAAGATTGTGTTATCGGAAAAAATGCCGATAGAGATGTTTGGCATTTTGTAGTAGAATTTTTGGATAAGAATAATTGA
- a CDS encoding aminopeptidase, which produces MKRFKINKKKLLKYTGIFLLLLSALAIWQRELVAYGLLQLNGQLEVMNNARSFEELKKDVNFPDSLKAKIKIIEEARKFGMEKLGMKFSQNYTKIYDQKGENILWNVSASYPYKLEAYEWKFPIVGKFSYKGYFDLEKAKKERDRLKNEGEEGVKFDTNIRSVSAWSTLGWFEDVLLSNNLERDEGDLVELILHELTHATLYVKDSVNFNENLANFIGEEGAKLFLEKKYGKDSKELNDYIFSLQDSKKYRNFMLLASTSLDSVYRYGMENSLSDIQNEIAKQNHFNLIKSKIDTVSLSNKNWAKRFQERELNNTNFMSVRRYNSSQDTLKTIYKGQFNQDLKAFLKYFSEKYPSL; this is translated from the coding sequence ATGAAACGCTTTAAAATCAACAAAAAAAAACTACTAAAATACACAGGCATTTTTCTCTTGCTTCTTTCTGCCTTAGCAATTTGGCAAAGAGAACTTGTTGCTTACGGACTTTTGCAGCTTAACGGACAATTAGAAGTCATGAATAATGCTCGTTCGTTTGAAGAACTAAAAAAAGATGTAAATTTTCCAGATTCTCTAAAAGCAAAAATAAAAATTATTGAAGAAGCTAGAAAATTTGGAATGGAAAAACTGGGAATGAAATTTTCTCAAAATTACACCAAAATATACGACCAAAAGGGAGAAAATATTTTATGGAATGTTTCAGCTTCTTATCCCTATAAATTAGAAGCCTATGAATGGAAATTTCCGATAGTAGGAAAATTCTCTTATAAAGGTTATTTTGATTTAGAGAAAGCTAAAAAGGAAAGAGATAGATTGAAAAATGAAGGCGAAGAAGGAGTTAAATTTGATACAAATATTCGTTCTGTTTCAGCTTGGTCGACTCTAGGCTGGTTTGAAGATGTTTTGCTTTCCAACAATTTAGAAAGAGATGAAGGCGATTTGGTAGAACTTATTTTACACGAACTTACCCACGCCACACTTTATGTAAAAGACAGTGTAAATTTTAATGAAAATCTCGCTAATTTTATAGGAGAAGAAGGTGCAAAACTATTTTTAGAAAAAAAATATGGTAAAGATTCAAAAGAATTAAATGATTATATTTTTTCACTTCAAGATTCTAAAAAATATAGAAACTTTATGCTTTTGGCTTCTACTTCCTTAGATTCAGTTTATCGCTATGGAATGGAAAACAGTCTTTCAGATATACAAAATGAAATAGCTAAACAAAATCATTTTAATCTAATCAAATCAAAAATAGATACAGTTTCATTGTCAAATAAAAACTGGGCAAAACGTTTTCAAGAAAGAGAACTCAATAATACTAATTTTATGAGTGTGAGAAGGTATAATTCCAGTCAAGATACATTGAAAACCATTTATAAAGGACAGTTTAATCAAGATTTGAAAGCATTTTTGAAATACTTTAGTGAAAAATATCCGTCTTTATAG
- a CDS encoding STAS/SEC14 domain-containing protein: MLDEKITLEYDKPKCKIYYHQDINAIQFEWFGHVSHEEFVDACDFFLELLIKHKSSKMIANNLKSEAVSPKNQDWLDKVWFPRIYEHGYRTSAVIASKSIFNQITVKKIADKMDKSKYTIRFFSNLQEAIEWLKTV, translated from the coding sequence ATGCTTGACGAAAAAATTACACTTGAATATGATAAACCTAAATGCAAAATTTATTATCATCAGGATATAAATGCAATTCAGTTTGAATGGTTTGGTCATGTTTCCCATGAAGAATTTGTAGATGCGTGTGATTTTTTTTTAGAGTTATTGATAAAACACAAAAGCAGCAAAATGATTGCTAATAATTTGAAATCAGAAGCTGTAAGTCCAAAAAATCAAGATTGGTTAGACAAAGTGTGGTTTCCTAGAATTTACGAACATGGATACAGAACTTCTGCTGTTATTGCATCAAAAAGTATATTTAATCAAATTACAGTCAAAAAAATAGCCGATAAAATGGATAAAAGTAAATATACAATTCGTTTTTTTTCTAATTTGCAAGAAGCTATAGAATGGCTAAAAACAGTGTAA
- the thiL gene encoding thiamine-phosphate kinase — MRTEINKLGEFGLIERIASNFPLQKNTSKKGIADDAAVIEIENGKQLLVSTDMLVEGIHFDLSYTPLKHLGYKAVSVNVSDIAAMNGIPHQITVSLALSNRFSVEAVDEFYEGVKFACEDYGIDLVGGDTTSSPKGLVISITALGQASPEKIVYRNTAKKGDVLCVTGDLGAAFVGLQILEREKRVFMDAPEAQPKLDNAEHVIERQLKPKARMDIIYELEEKGVLPTSMMDISDGLASEIHHICRQSKVGAMLYEKNIPIFEETAVIAAEELKLSPLTCALNGGEDYELLFTIKQEDLEKIEKIVDVHLIGYIHEAEKGVKVVMNSEQLMDIKAQGWNHF, encoded by the coding sequence TTGCGTACAGAAATAAATAAACTTGGCGAATTTGGACTTATCGAACGTATAGCTTCCAATTTTCCACTTCAAAAAAACACTTCCAAAAAAGGAATTGCAGACGATGCAGCTGTTATAGAAATTGAAAATGGCAAACAACTTTTAGTTTCGACGGATATGCTTGTTGAAGGAATTCATTTTGACTTGTCTTACACTCCTTTGAAGCATTTGGGCTATAAAGCTGTTTCCGTAAATGTCTCAGATATTGCTGCCATGAATGGTATTCCTCATCAAATTACGGTTAGTCTTGCACTGAGCAATCGCTTCTCAGTTGAGGCAGTTGATGAATTTTATGAAGGTGTAAAGTTTGCTTGTGAAGATTATGGAATTGATTTGGTAGGAGGTGATACAACTTCTTCTCCAAAAGGTTTAGTTATTTCAATTACTGCGCTTGGACAAGCTAGTCCAGAAAAAATTGTTTATCGAAATACAGCAAAGAAAGGCGATGTTTTGTGTGTTACAGGCGATTTGGGAGCTGCTTTTGTTGGCTTACAGATTTTGGAAAGAGAAAAAAGAGTTTTTATGGATGCGCCAGAAGCTCAACCTAAACTAGATAACGCAGAACATGTCATTGAAAGACAGCTCAAACCAAAAGCTCGTATGGATATTATTTATGAGTTAGAAGAAAAGGGAGTTTTGCCTACTTCCATGATGGATATTTCGGATGGTTTGGCTTCTGAAATTCACCATATTTGTCGTCAGTCGAAAGTAGGAGCTATGTTGTACGAAAAAAACATTCCTATTTTTGAAGAAACAGCCGTAATAGCAGCAGAAGAGCTAAAACTTAGTCCTCTAACATGTGCTTTGAATGGTGGCGAAGACTACGAACTTTTATTTACCATCAAACAAGAAGATTTAGAAAAAATTGAAAAAATAGTCGATGTTCATTTGATTGGTTATATTCATGAAGCTGAAAAAGGTGTAAAAGTAGTTATGAATTCAGAGCAACTAATGGATATAAAAGCACAAGGTTGGAATCATTTTTAA
- the panB gene encoding 3-methyl-2-oxobutanoate hydroxymethyltransferase, with amino-acid sequence MSVANSSSAKRITTHSLQEMKNKNEKISMLTAYDFSMAQILDAANIDVLLVGDSASNVMAGHETTLPITLDQMIYHASSVVRGVKRALVVVDIPFGSYQGNSRQALDSAIRIMKESGAHAVKMEGGEEIKESVIRVLSAGVPVMGHLGLTPQSIYKFGTYTVRAKEETEAAKLIEDAKILQECGCFAIVVEKIPSKLAEKVSKAIDIPIIGIGAGGGVDGQVLVSHDLLGITKEFNPRFLRRYADLNDIMQKAVEEYIKDVKSENFPSKDESY; translated from the coding sequence ATGTCTGTTGCTAATTCTTCCTCAGCCAAACGTATCACTACGCACTCGTTGCAGGAAATGAAAAATAAAAACGAAAAAATCTCTATGCTTACAGCATACGATTTTTCGATGGCTCAAATTCTTGATGCTGCTAATATTGATGTTTTGTTAGTTGGCGATTCTGCTTCAAATGTTATGGCAGGACACGAAACAACTCTTCCAATCACGCTTGACCAAATGATTTATCATGCTTCTAGTGTGGTGCGTGGTGTAAAACGTGCGCTTGTGGTGGTTGATATTCCTTTTGGTTCATATCAAGGAAATTCTCGTCAAGCTCTTGATTCTGCTATCCGAATTATGAAAGAATCGGGCGCACATGCTGTCAAGATGGAAGGTGGAGAAGAAATTAAAGAGTCTGTTATACGTGTGCTTTCTGCTGGTGTTCCTGTGATGGGGCATTTAGGACTTACTCCTCAATCTATTTATAAGTTTGGAACGTATACCGTTCGTGCAAAAGAAGAAACAGAAGCTGCAAAACTTATTGAAGATGCCAAAATTTTACAAGAATGTGGTTGTTTTGCTATTGTGGTAGAAAAAATCCCTTCCAAACTTGCTGAAAAAGTATCAAAAGCAATTGATATTCCGATTATCGGAATTGGTGCTGGTGGTGGAGTGGATGGACAAGTTTTGGTTTCTCATGATTTACTGGGAATTACAAAAGAGTTCAATCCTCGTTTCTTGCGTCGTTATGCTGATTTGAATGATATTATGCAAAAGGCTGTTGAGGAATATATCAAGGATGTAAAAAGTGAGAATTTTCCTAGTAAAGATGAAAGTTATTAA
- a CDS encoding GNAT family N-acetyltransferase — MITTQRLILKPLTYNQLIKYINCNNSLEEELDLKPNSRTISPELKEALEQTILPNVANKSKNYLYSTLWTAISIAENKMVGDLCIVGEPNKEGEIEIGYGTYKEFQNKGFMTEIVKGIIEWTKTQPKVKFILASTDKINTASCKVLEKNNFSIIGETDSLLNWKLDLS, encoded by the coding sequence ATGATAACCACTCAACGACTTATTTTAAAACCATTAACTTATAATCAGTTGATAAAGTATATAAATTGTAATAATTCATTGGAAGAAGAACTAGACTTGAAACCAAATTCAAGGACAATATCCCCAGAATTGAAAGAAGCACTTGAACAAACTATTCTTCCAAATGTAGCCAATAAAAGTAAAAATTATTTATATTCAACACTCTGGACTGCCATTTCAATAGCTGAAAATAAAATGGTAGGCGATTTATGTATCGTAGGCGAACCAAATAAGGAGGGAGAAATAGAGATTGGTTATGGAACATATAAAGAATTTCAAAATAAAGGATTTATGACCGAAATTGTGAAAGGAATTATTGAATGGACAAAGACACAACCAAAAGTAAAATTCATTCTTGCCTCAACAGACAAAATAAATACAGCATCTTGCAAAGTTCTTGAAAAAAATAACTTTAGTATTATTGGAGAAACTGATTCATTATTAAATTGGAAATTAGATCTCAGTTAA
- a CDS encoding AAA family ATPase: MQFEFKNLGTIKEAQLEMGNLTVICGKNNTGKTYLTYGVWGVIASITLESSSDFIQDMSLYDIEKIKGAIKESKRYSFTIDKNSLEHIGKKYMNIIQNNMKSVFASNDSLFENSYANFNNEVKEYQHTLNFDNKIYSKSSFDDKYETVISQEGLTIHIDYSTDLKFKINAASDFFMEQGEITKEEISFREMLVNRAIDILITGFALRRPNFPTFLLPAQRDSIELFYKELDKNRSHLLEKLRTTRDLSLLDKESSRFPQPIEKLIDFARDLTRQVIKTESFLAKEHPELLKEIENLLGVTYEVSGDEVLIKDNKDKNSTQKIPAYMASTSVRSLMHLHFWLKHKAQKGDLLMIDEPELNLHPENQIKMARLFAKLVNAGIKVWITTHSDYIIKELNNCLMFSQEIENKKELLEELGYKENEILKRDDIRAYIARYDEKLEGCTVDKVEFDEYGMVMTTFDEQIDKINAITESLADAIVESKTNKQTIAE, from the coding sequence ATGCAATTCGAATTTAAAAATTTAGGAACAATAAAAGAAGCCCAATTAGAAATGGGTAATCTAACCGTTATCTGTGGAAAAAATAATACGGGGAAAACGTATTTGACGTATGGGGTTTGGGGAGTAATAGCTAGTATAACATTAGAATCAAGCTCTGATTTCATTCAAGATATGAGTCTATATGATATAGAAAAAATAAAAGGTGCAATAAAAGAAAGCAAAAGATATAGTTTTACGATAGACAAAAATTCTTTAGAACATATTGGTAAGAAGTACATGAACATTATACAGAATAATATGAAGTCTGTCTTTGCTTCAAATGATTCTCTGTTTGAAAACTCATATGCAAATTTTAATAATGAAGTAAAAGAATATCAACATACACTCAATTTTGACAATAAAATTTATTCAAAATCATCATTCGATGATAAATATGAAACTGTAATTTCACAAGAAGGATTAACTATACACATAGATTATAGTACAGATTTAAAGTTTAAAATAAATGCTGCTTCTGATTTTTTTATGGAACAAGGTGAAATAACAAAAGAAGAAATATCTTTTAGAGAAATGCTAGTCAATAGAGCGATAGATATACTTATTACTGGTTTTGCTCTTAGAAGACCCAATTTTCCTACTTTCCTCCTTCCAGCTCAAAGAGATAGCATAGAATTATTTTATAAAGAATTAGACAAAAATAGAAGTCATTTATTAGAAAAATTAAGAACTACAAGAGATTTAAGTTTATTGGATAAAGAAAGTTCACGCTTTCCACAACCCATCGAAAAACTAATTGATTTCGCTAGAGATTTGACACGCCAAGTCATCAAAACGGAAAGTTTTCTCGCCAAAGAACATCCCGAATTATTAAAAGAAATTGAGAATCTTTTGGGAGTAACGTATGAAGTTTCGGGCGATGAGGTTTTGATAAAAGATAATAAAGATAAAAATTCTACTCAAAAAATTCCTGCCTATATGGCTTCTACGTCGGTGCGTTCGTTGATGCACTTGCATTTTTGGCTAAAACACAAAGCTCAAAAAGGTGATTTATTGATGATTGACGAACCAGAATTGAATTTACATCCAGAAAATCAAATCAAAATGGCTCGTTTGTTTGCTAAACTTGTCAATGCAGGAATTAAGGTTTGGATAACGACACACAGCGATTATATCATAAAAGAACTCAATAATTGTTTGATGTTTTCACAAGAAATAGAGAATAAAAAAGAACTTTTAGAAGAGTTAGGCTATAAAGAAAACGAAATTTTGAAACGTGATGATATTCGTGCTTACATTGCTCGTTATGATGAAAAACTAGAAGGTTGTACAGTAGACAAAGTAGAATTCGATGAATATGGAATGGTTATGACTACTTTTGATGAGCAAATTGATAAAATAAATGCTATTACCGAATCTCTCGCTGATGCGATTGTAGAAAGTAAAACTAATAAACAAACGATAGCAGAATGA
- a CDS encoding transposase yields the protein MQHRNLPHIYPRGATFFITFCLYNALPNKVVKEIQEEYDLKINKIKKEQNSKDERNTSLYKLGKKYFADYDILLERYSRDDDFLKNTKVAQIIINKMKEYDGKRYDLLAYCVMSNHVHVLFCTADYENETVSKTMQLIKGGSAYESNQILKREGNFWQKESYDHYIRNDNELKNIVHYILENPVKAAIVKEWKQYPFSYLKDELM from the coding sequence ATGCAACATCGCAATTTACCTCATATTTATCCAAGAGGAGCTACCTTTTTCATTACATTTTGCCTGTATAATGCCCTTCCAAATAAAGTAGTAAAAGAAATACAAGAAGAGTATGATTTAAAGATAAATAAAATTAAAAAAGAACAGAATTCTAAAGATGAAAGAAACACATCTCTTTATAAGTTAGGAAAAAAATATTTTGCAGATTATGATATTCTATTAGAACGTTATTCAAGAGATGATGATTTCTTAAAAAACACGAAAGTAGCTCAAATAATTATCAATAAAATGAAAGAATATGATGGGAAAAGATATGATTTATTAGCATATTGTGTGATGTCTAATCATGTACATGTATTATTTTGTACAGCAGATTATGAAAATGAAACAGTAAGCAAAACGATGCAACTCATAAAAGGAGGCTCTGCTTATGAAAGCAATCAAATTTTGAAACGAGAAGGGAATTTTTGGCAGAAAGAAAGCTACGACCATTATATAAGAAATGACAACGAACTCAAGAACATAGTTCATTATATTCTAGAGAATCCTGTAAAAGCAGCAATTGTAAAAGAATGGAAACAATACCCATTTTCATATCTAAAAGATGAATTAATGTAG